A region of Prochlorococcus marinus subsp. pastoris str. CCMP1986 DNA encodes the following proteins:
- a CDS encoding TPM domain-containing protein, with amino-acid sequence MHSKINYFLGIFLSIVILIFNEPSFAINNPNLLPEEKTPVIDLAKTLSPNQKKSLEENLNNLEKESGWKIKYLSQFESVPGIAIKDYWDLDETSLLVIADPRGGNLLNFNVGEAYFAFMPRLFWVELQTRFGNQYYVKDHGEDGAVLDAINSVKICLDRGGCQVVPGLPKEQYIWTLCTSILGGLVAGFAAAPRKEGQIISIGFLALLSPLWGMLFGIFGLAPIISRTSEVLPLFKNGLAFAAAAIAGYLLSQTVFSRYEKPKKS; translated from the coding sequence ATGCATTCAAAGATTAACTATTTCTTAGGAATATTTCTATCTATAGTAATTTTAATTTTTAATGAACCTTCTTTTGCTATTAATAATCCAAATCTTTTACCTGAAGAAAAAACACCTGTTATTGATTTAGCTAAGACATTAAGTCCAAATCAGAAAAAATCTTTAGAGGAAAATCTTAATAACTTAGAAAAGGAAAGTGGTTGGAAGATTAAATATTTATCTCAATTCGAAAGTGTCCCTGGAATTGCTATTAAAGATTATTGGGATTTAGATGAAACAAGTTTATTAGTAATTGCAGATCCTAGAGGAGGTAATTTATTAAATTTTAATGTTGGTGAAGCATATTTTGCTTTCATGCCAAGATTATTTTGGGTGGAACTTCAAACAAGATTCGGAAATCAATATTATGTAAAAGATCATGGAGAAGATGGAGCAGTATTAGATGCAATTAATTCAGTAAAAATTTGTCTTGATAGAGGAGGTTGCCAGGTTGTTCCTGGATTACCAAAAGAACAATATATATGGACTTTGTGTACTTCTATCTTAGGAGGATTAGTGGCAGGATTTGCTGCCGCCCCAAGAAAAGAGGGTCAAATCATATCAATTGGATTTTTAGCTCTTCTTTCTCCTTTATGGGGAATGCTATTTGGCATTTTTGGTTTGGCACCAATAATTTCTAGAACAAGCGAAGTATTACCGTTATTCAAAAATGGACTTGCCTTTGCTGCAGCAGCAATTGCAGGATACCTTTTATCACAAACCGTATTCTCTAGATATGAGAAACCGAAAAAAAGTTAA
- a CDS encoding class I SAM-dependent methyltransferase, with protein MESLPANNQEWLIKKIIKKGGTISFYDYMDIVLNDLNNGYYGSGKANLGSKGDFVTSPSMSDDFAFLLSKQIYEWLIQVKSKSNCDDKLSVIEFGAGDGSLMSGLLEYFFINDKKILKNVCFIIIEPNKGMIKKQQKKLEKYLKLGFDILWRCLEDLEDRSLNGVVLANEVLDALPVERIINLKGKMQRQGVSIDKKSGRLFFEAISITKELEKSIASAQEKLDINIPPKYAPEGWTTEWHIDNKKWLMAIYAKINNGILLIIDYAKEAKRYYSLGNNNGTLISYKNQKIVENIFESPGDCDLTSHVCIESLIYDSETLGFETIGIVKQGEALLSLGLAERLFEIQNELKDDISKALSRREALLRLVDPICLGDFKWFVFSKFNNKKFKINSLCIR; from the coding sequence ATGGAAAGCCTACCCGCGAATAATCAAGAATGGTTAATAAAAAAAATAATAAAAAAGGGAGGAACTATAAGTTTTTATGACTATATGGACATCGTTTTGAATGACCTAAATAATGGATACTATGGAAGTGGTAAAGCTAATTTAGGCTCTAAGGGCGATTTTGTTACTTCGCCTTCAATGTCAGATGACTTCGCGTTTTTGTTATCGAAACAAATTTATGAATGGTTGATACAGGTAAAAAGTAAATCAAATTGTGATGATAAGTTATCAGTGATTGAGTTTGGAGCAGGAGACGGCAGTCTTATGAGTGGTCTCCTTGAATATTTCTTTATTAACGATAAAAAAATATTAAAAAATGTTTGTTTTATCATTATTGAGCCAAATAAAGGAATGATAAAAAAACAGCAAAAGAAATTAGAAAAATATTTAAAACTGGGTTTTGATATATTATGGAGATGTTTAGAGGACTTGGAAGATAGAAGTTTAAATGGGGTTGTATTAGCTAATGAGGTACTTGATGCTTTGCCAGTAGAAAGAATAATAAATTTAAAAGGTAAAATGCAACGGCAAGGAGTCTCTATAGATAAGAAATCAGGAAGATTGTTCTTTGAAGCAATTTCAATTACAAAAGAATTAGAAAAAAGTATTGCCTCTGCTCAGGAAAAATTAGATATTAATATTCCTCCTAAATATGCTCCAGAAGGATGGACTACCGAATGGCATATAGATAATAAAAAATGGTTAATGGCTATTTATGCAAAAATCAATAATGGAATTTTATTAATAATTGACTATGCCAAAGAAGCTAAAAGATATTATTCATTGGGTAATAATAATGGGACATTAATTTCCTATAAAAACCAAAAAATTGTAGAAAATATTTTTGAGTCTCCAGGGGATTGTGATTTAACGTCTCATGTTTGTATTGAAAGTTTAATTTATGATTCGGAAACTTTAGGTTTTGAAACTATTGGAATAGTCAAACAAGGAGAGGCATTATTATCACTTGGTTTAGCCGAAAGACTTTTTGAAATTCAGAATGAACTAAAGGACGATATCTCAAAAGCTCTTTCTAGAAGAGAAGCCTTGTTGAGATTAGTTGACCCAATCTGTTTAGGAGATTTTAAATGGTTTGTTTTTAGCAAATTTAATAATAAGAAATTTAAAATAAATTCACTCTGTATTCGCTAA
- the aroB gene encoding 3-dehydroquinate synthase, giving the protein MHKNKILVPLSNNSYEVIIKQGLINNIGEELIRIGINSNRKILIVSNKEISTLFGRKLLNNLKKNNFNAEIFNIKAGESHKNFASLSEIFNAAFEVGLDRNSLLIALGGGIVGDVTGFAAATWLRGIEYIQIPTTLLSMVDSSVGGKTAVNHPKGKNLIGAFYQPKAVFIDPETLITLPTREFKAGMAEVIKYGVIKDKSLFEYLENEKNRDKILNLENESLIKIINKSIKTKACIVSEDEKENGIRAILNYGHSFGHVIENLCGYGEYLHGEAISIGMKIAGDIATEKNLWSKEHSLRQDHLIESYGLPIQTPKIKKNDVMKILMGDKKVRNGKMRFILPIELGEVDIFNDINESQFLKYFN; this is encoded by the coding sequence GTGCATAAGAACAAAATACTAGTTCCTCTAAGTAATAATTCATACGAAGTTATTATAAAACAAGGATTAATTAATAACATTGGAGAAGAACTAATCCGAATTGGTATTAATAGTAATAGAAAAATACTTATAGTTTCTAATAAAGAAATCTCAACATTATTTGGGAGGAAACTTCTTAATAATTTAAAAAAGAATAATTTTAATGCTGAAATATTCAATATTAAAGCTGGAGAATCACATAAGAACTTTGCAAGTTTAAGTGAGATATTTAATGCTGCTTTTGAGGTTGGTTTGGATAGGAATTCCCTACTAATTGCACTCGGTGGCGGAATTGTAGGGGATGTCACTGGTTTTGCCGCCGCTACATGGTTAAGAGGTATTGAATATATTCAAATCCCTACAACATTATTATCTATGGTTGATTCATCTGTAGGTGGTAAAACAGCGGTTAATCATCCTAAAGGGAAAAATCTAATAGGAGCTTTTTATCAGCCAAAAGCAGTTTTTATTGACCCTGAAACTCTAATAACTTTACCAACGAGGGAATTCAAGGCAGGTATGGCGGAAGTTATCAAATATGGCGTCATAAAAGATAAATCACTTTTCGAATACTTAGAAAATGAAAAGAATAGAGATAAAATCCTCAATCTCGAGAACGAATCATTAATAAAAATAATCAATAAATCAATTAAAACTAAGGCTTGTATAGTTTCTGAAGACGAGAAAGAAAATGGAATTCGAGCAATATTAAATTATGGTCATTCCTTTGGCCACGTAATAGAAAATTTGTGCGGATATGGAGAGTATTTACATGGCGAAGCCATCTCGATTGGAATGAAAATTGCAGGAGATATTGCGACTGAAAAGAACTTGTGGTCAAAAGAGCATTCTTTAAGGCAAGATCATCTTATTGAAAGCTATGGTCTACCAATACAAACACCTAAAATCAAAAAGAATGACGTAATGAAAATACTTATGGGTGATAAAAAAGTACGTAATGGGAAAATGAGATTTATATTACCTATAGAGCTTGGAGAAGTTGATATATTTAATGATATAAATGAATCGCAATTCCTAAAATATTTCAATTAG
- a CDS encoding 5-(carboxyamino)imidazole ribonucleotide synthase: MNQKKNIENIQKNYSIGIIGGGQLALMLAEAAKNRGIKVCVQTKSSNDPAGSKADYVIEADPLKVKGNKDLIKECEKIIFENEWIKIEKLNSIDSKNIFVPSLESIQPLVDRISQKILIERLNLPSPRWKSIEEFKSLNDEEIESWNFPLMIKSYKGGYDGKGNTKINTREDLNSFFVETNSEEWIIEEWVDYKNEFALVGSRDFDGTIRFFPIVETFQKNNICDWVLSPAEIDYDLKTFAKNIFSSIVNELDYVGVMGIEFFYGDKGLLINEIAPRTHNSAHFSIEACSSSQFDQYVCISSGIKPPEIKMHSQGSLMINLLGLNKKFPLSIKKRLELLSQIRGSNLHWYGKSKESVGRKMAHITFLLNEDNQSKRFVKSKEILNKVREIWPSPND, encoded by the coding sequence ATGAATCAAAAAAAAAATATAGAAAATATACAGAAAAATTATTCAATAGGAATAATTGGAGGTGGTCAATTAGCTTTAATGCTTGCTGAAGCTGCAAAAAATAGAGGAATAAAAGTATGCGTTCAAACTAAATCTTCCAATGATCCAGCAGGTTCAAAAGCAGATTATGTAATTGAAGCTGATCCCCTAAAGGTAAAAGGGAATAAGGACTTAATTAAAGAGTGCGAAAAAATTATTTTTGAAAATGAATGGATTAAAATTGAAAAATTGAATTCAATTGATTCTAAAAATATTTTTGTACCAAGCCTTGAATCAATTCAACCTTTGGTCGATAGGATCTCCCAAAAAATATTAATAGAAAGATTGAACCTCCCATCACCAAGATGGAAATCAATAGAGGAATTTAAAAGTCTTAATGATGAAGAAATTGAGTCTTGGAATTTTCCTCTAATGATTAAATCTTATAAAGGAGGATATGACGGTAAAGGAAATACAAAAATCAATACTAGAGAAGATTTAAATTCTTTTTTTGTTGAAACCAATTCAGAAGAATGGATAATTGAAGAATGGGTTGATTATAAAAATGAGTTTGCTTTAGTAGGATCTAGAGATTTTGATGGAACAATAAGATTCTTTCCAATTGTCGAGACATTTCAAAAAAATAATATTTGTGATTGGGTTTTGTCTCCAGCTGAAATTGATTATGATTTGAAGACTTTTGCGAAAAATATTTTTTCATCAATAGTAAATGAACTTGATTATGTAGGAGTGATGGGAATTGAATTTTTTTATGGTGATAAAGGACTATTAATTAATGAAATAGCCCCTAGAACTCATAATTCCGCACACTTTTCTATTGAAGCTTGTTCTTCAAGCCAGTTCGATCAATATGTTTGTATATCTTCAGGCATCAAGCCTCCAGAAATAAAAATGCATTCCCAAGGATCCTTAATGATAAATTTACTAGGTTTAAATAAAAAATTTCCTTTGTCCATAAAAAAAAGATTAGAATTATTATCTCAAATCAGGGGTTCTAATCTCCATTGGTATGGTAAATCCAAAGAAAGTGTTGGAAGAAAAATGGCTCATATAACGTTTTTACTTAACGAAGATAATCAGTCGAAAAGATTTGTAAAATCAAAAGAAATATTAAATAAGGTAAGAGAGATTTGGCCATCTCCAAATGACTAA
- a CDS encoding DUF1651 domain-containing protein — protein sequence MTLGGANVWSNFSYGSRVDSPNGWILNPQGSFLILFENCKKSARNNINVYTHLLFTNHLGEPAGLKNTRLHDLDSAFETWNELIAGGWTEVTNQFQESA from the coding sequence ATGACTCTAGGAGGAGCCAATGTTTGGTCTAATTTTTCTTATGGCAGTCGTGTTGATTCACCCAATGGCTGGATACTTAACCCGCAAGGCAGCTTTTTAATCTTATTTGAAAACTGCAAGAAATCAGCACGGAACAACATTAATGTTTATACCCATCTCTTATTTACAAATCATCTAGGAGAACCAGCAGGACTTAAAAACACAAGACTTCATGATCTTGACTCTGCGTTTGAAACATGGAATGAACTAATAGCTGGAGGATGGACTGAAGTAACAAACCAATTTCAAGAATCAGCATGA
- a CDS encoding DUF3804 family protein codes for MTDKEKIISLLDELASPEKMGSFFMNNATPDFLFIRPSGNPISAKGFEEMMNSGDVVQEKAEITKIHRFEFLSDNVAMCIFTFGSKFRYKGTPNDDLPTVTSIFKKVGNVWKIHWMQRSTGDSNLSLWV; via the coding sequence ATGACTGATAAAGAAAAAATTATTTCATTGTTAGATGAGCTCGCATCCCCAGAAAAGATGGGTTCTTTTTTCATGAACAATGCAACTCCCGATTTTTTATTTATCAGACCAAGTGGTAATCCAATAAGTGCAAAAGGATTTGAAGAAATGATGAACTCTGGGGATGTAGTACAAGAAAAAGCAGAAATAACAAAAATACACCGATTCGAATTTCTAAGTGATAATGTCGCAATGTGCATTTTCACTTTTGGTTCAAAATTCAGATATAAAGGGACTCCTAATGATGATTTGCCAACAGTTACTTCTATTTTTAAAAAAGTGGGTAATGTTTGGAAAATTCATTGGATGCAGAGATCAACAGGAGATTCGAATTTATCTTTATGGGTCTAG
- a CDS encoding chlorophyll a/b-binding protein — protein sequence MSPLTGFIIVVIAITLQFTLYTIKRLQEPLDPNLFDSQKSPKMNNRKKSFWKNAEITNGRLAMVGLLALVVNYGFFGWIIPGFI from the coding sequence ATGAGTCCACTTACTGGTTTTATAATTGTCGTTATAGCTATAACATTGCAATTTACCCTTTACACCATAAAGAGATTACAGGAGCCTTTAGACCCTAATTTATTTGATTCCCAAAAGTCCCCCAAAATGAATAACAGAAAAAAAAGCTTTTGGAAAAATGCCGAAATAACAAATGGGAGGTTAGCCATGGTTGGTTTATTGGCCTTAGTTGTAAATTATGGTTTTTTTGGATGGATAATTCCAGGTTTTATTTAA
- a CDS encoding high light inducible protein — MAKIKSVEKEKIVAEKLNGRFAMIGFIAAVGAYLTTGQIIPGFV, encoded by the coding sequence ATGGCAAAAATCAAATCTGTTGAAAAAGAAAAAATTGTTGCTGAAAAACTTAATGGGAGATTTGCAATGATTGGGTTCATTGCGGCGGTTGGAGCTTATTTAACAACTGGTCAAATTATTCCTGGATTCGTTTAA
- a CDS encoding TIGR02450 family Trp-rich protein, giving the protein MKWPPTNCWTAPKTIEGNRHYQVKAYGGKNDKRWVDLFPTKNKKDIKRISWLTLKSKWTSGWLRLPKD; this is encoded by the coding sequence ATGAAATGGCCTCCCACAAATTGCTGGACAGCACCAAAAACAATCGAAGGAAATCGTCATTATCAAGTAAAGGCCTATGGAGGTAAAAATGACAAAAGATGGGTAGATCTATTCCCAACAAAAAACAAAAAAGATATTAAAAGGATTTCTTGGTTAACTCTAAAATCAAAATGGACTAGCGGTTGGTTGAGGCTTCCAAAAGATTGA
- a CDS encoding SDR family oxidoreductase — MSTYLITGSNRGIGLELCKQIIERGDEVIATCREASSDLKNLGVRIEEDIDISSEDSINNLRQSLSGVELDCLIHNAGIYEFNSIDNFDHESIIRQFVVNALSPLSMTRSLKGLFKKYSKIGFITSRMGSIGDNSSGSSYGYRMSKVALSMAAKSLSRDLLKEEIYVAILHPGLVSTRMTGFTKNGISTEESANGLLKRIDSLNKNNTGTFWHTNGEILPW; from the coding sequence ATGTCTACTTACCTCATAACTGGTTCAAATAGAGGAATTGGATTGGAATTATGTAAACAAATAATTGAGAGAGGAGATGAGGTAATAGCTACCTGTAGAGAGGCTTCTTCAGATTTAAAAAACTTGGGTGTAAGAATTGAAGAAGATATTGATATTTCTTCAGAGGATTCAATCAATAATTTAAGGCAATCACTATCAGGGGTTGAATTAGATTGTTTAATTCATAATGCAGGTATTTATGAATTTAATTCGATTGATAATTTTGATCATGAAAGTATTATTCGTCAATTTGTAGTAAATGCTTTAAGTCCTCTTTCTATGACTAGATCACTGAAAGGTCTTTTTAAAAAATATTCAAAGATTGGTTTTATCACGAGCAGAATGGGATCCATTGGTGATAATTCATCCGGGAGCTCCTATGGTTATAGGATGTCTAAAGTAGCTTTATCCATGGCAGCGAAATCACTTTCAAGAGATTTGTTAAAAGAAGAAATTTATGTTGCTATTTTGCATCCAGGCTTAGTAAGTACTCGTATGACTGGATTTACAAAAAATGGTATATCTACAGAAGAATCCGCAAATGGACTCTTAAAACGTATCGACTCTCTTAATAAAAATAATACTGGGACATTTTGGCATACTAATGGAGAGATTTTGCCTTGGTAG
- a CDS encoding type 1 glutamine amidotransferase: MKRLLVLQHLEIEGPGLFYQIAKEREMNIEIIRLDQGDDLPKTNKDDLLLIMGGPMGVKDIGSTKYPWLKKESDFINSELKKKTRIIGVCLGAQLLANAAAGDVEILKQGSPPKPLPEIGWSQVFFNQSNNDFKKFCETPFHVLHWHGDRILLPKNAELIASSIRCKEQFFKIGDLAYGLQFHVELKKEMTERWINENKLFITKGLGPKGQSILREEDKQYGEKTILKRKELINKLFNLLSK; this comes from the coding sequence ATGAAAAGGTTATTAGTTTTACAACATTTAGAAATCGAAGGACCAGGGCTTTTTTATCAGATAGCTAAGGAGAGGGAGATGAATATAGAAATCATCCGTCTGGACCAAGGTGATGACCTACCTAAAACTAATAAAGACGATTTACTTTTAATAATGGGTGGACCAATGGGAGTCAAAGATATTGGGAGCACAAAATATCCATGGCTAAAAAAAGAAAGCGATTTTATAAATTCAGAATTAAAAAAAAAGACAAGAATTATCGGAGTTTGCTTAGGAGCTCAGTTATTAGCAAACGCAGCAGCAGGAGATGTCGAAATTTTAAAACAAGGATCTCCTCCTAAACCTTTACCAGAAATTGGATGGTCTCAAGTTTTTTTTAATCAATCAAATAATGACTTTAAGAAATTTTGTGAAACTCCTTTTCATGTCCTCCATTGGCATGGCGATAGAATTTTATTACCAAAAAATGCCGAACTCATAGCCAGTAGTATCCGTTGTAAAGAGCAATTTTTTAAGATTGGGGATTTAGCTTACGGTTTACAATTCCATGTCGAGTTAAAAAAGGAAATGACCGAAAGATGGATAAATGAGAATAAATTATTTATAACCAAAGGATTAGGTCCAAAGGGTCAGTCAATTCTAAGGGAGGAGGATAAACAGTATGGAGAAAAAACAATCTTAAAAAGAAAGGAATTAATAAATAAACTTTTTAATTTACTAAGCAAATAA
- a CDS encoding DUF3303 domain-containing protein → MQRYLISYEFADGEDQEEGGEMLINWYESGGPQNRPENYEVHSWIFMIQNGIGHSVVSADSLETIWKQWHPWRRLMDINIQPCLDLDETVSLFKKEKMNTRMD, encoded by the coding sequence ATGCAAAGATATTTAATTTCTTATGAATTTGCAGACGGTGAAGATCAAGAAGAAGGAGGGGAAATGCTTATTAATTGGTATGAATCGGGAGGTCCTCAAAATAGACCTGAGAACTACGAAGTTCATTCATGGATTTTTATGATCCAAAATGGCATTGGTCATTCCGTTGTTAGTGCAGATTCTTTAGAAACAATTTGGAAACAATGGCATCCATGGAGAAGACTTATGGATATTAATATTCAACCTTGTTTAGATCTTGATGAAACTGTGTCTTTATTTAAGAAGGAAAAAATGAATACCCGCATGGATTAA
- a CDS encoding DUF1499 domain-containing protein yields the protein MTFTAQGLAPVTNPLNSVLVEKKLINFDQKFIQLVSLAEGLPRTEVLESGKNYWRGVCRSAIFRFPDDLEILKLDARSYVDRSKGIIQIRSAARLGQSDLGVNLRRVEYLFNQLEKF from the coding sequence ATGACTTTTACAGCACAAGGCCTTGCTCCAGTAACAAACCCATTAAATAGTGTTTTAGTTGAAAAGAAGCTAATAAATTTTGATCAAAAATTTATTCAACTCGTTTCTTTAGCTGAGGGTTTACCTAGAACTGAAGTCCTAGAAAGTGGTAAAAATTACTGGAGAGGTGTTTGCAGAAGTGCAATATTCAGATTTCCAGACGATCTTGAGATTTTAAAACTCGATGCAAGGAGTTATGTTGATAGGTCCAAAGGGATAATTCAAATAAGATCAGCGGCAAGATTAGGTCAATCAGACTTAGGTGTTAATTTAAGAAGAGTAGAATATTTATTTAATCAATTAGAGAAATTTTAA
- a CDS encoding potassium channel family protein: MKLRLFEFYFIKDYLRPWFGLIYSLFFLFFLGAIGYRITEGWDWGDCLWMVLITITTIGFGEVQTLSPEGRIITVLIIVGGLIFIQFTFQKAVRLFESGYFQRVNELRFKRLLRKMENHVILCGYGRVGQEISNQIKTQNIPIIVVESDEDRKKIAEDNGLEVLCADATLDETLKLAGLDKCKSLVVTLPNDAANLYVVLSAKGIRSSIRVIARAGTEEAASKLRLAGASIVVSPYIAAGRAMASMALRPIAIDFLDLLAGSECEIEEFELSNDISLFETAEKITLLELGIGKKSGAKILAIKEDEKLITNPGGDFLLQPGQVLIAFGSKEQLTTLNRLLGNLVVSVELLK; the protein is encoded by the coding sequence ATGAAGCTTAGATTATTTGAGTTCTATTTTATTAAAGACTACTTAAGGCCTTGGTTTGGTCTTATTTATTCTTTATTCTTTCTATTTTTTTTAGGTGCTATTGGGTATCGAATTACAGAGGGCTGGGACTGGGGTGATTGCTTATGGATGGTTCTGATCACAATAACCACTATTGGTTTTGGAGAAGTTCAAACTTTAAGTCCTGAAGGAAGAATTATCACTGTTCTTATAATCGTTGGCGGATTAATTTTTATTCAATTTACCTTCCAAAAAGCTGTTAGATTATTTGAATCCGGCTATTTTCAAAGAGTAAATGAATTACGCTTTAAAAGACTTCTAAGAAAAATGGAAAATCATGTAATTTTGTGCGGATATGGGAGGGTAGGTCAGGAAATATCTAATCAAATAAAAACACAAAATATTCCTATTATTGTTGTAGAAAGCGATGAAGATAGAAAAAAGATTGCTGAAGATAATGGATTAGAAGTTCTTTGTGCCGATGCAACTCTTGATGAAACCTTAAAACTAGCTGGTTTAGATAAATGCAAAAGTTTGGTTGTTACCTTACCTAATGATGCTGCTAATCTATATGTCGTTTTAAGTGCTAAAGGGATAAGAAGTTCAATAAGAGTAATTGCTAGAGCTGGAACGGAAGAAGCAGCTAGTAAATTGAGATTAGCTGGAGCAAGTATTGTTGTTAGTCCTTACATAGCAGCGGGAAGAGCTATGGCCTCAATGGCTTTAAGACCAATAGCGATTGACTTCTTAGATTTATTGGCGGGAAGTGAATGTGAAATTGAAGAATTTGAATTAAGTAATGATATTAGCCTTTTTGAAACTGCAGAAAAGATTACTCTTTTAGAGCTTGGAATAGGTAAAAAGAGTGGTGCAAAAATATTAGCTATTAAGGAAGATGAAAAGTTAATAACCAATCCTGGAGGTGATTTTTTACTTCAGCCTGGTCAGGTATTAATTGCTTTTGGAAGTAAGGAACAACTAACTACCCTTAATAGACTTTTAGGAAATCTTGTAGTTTCAGTTGAATTATTAAAGTAA
- a CDS encoding response regulator transcription factor, which yields MAAKEHKSLQGSKILLIEDDKSIRLTVTESLISEGFEVSNFKDGSSALDFILGEGIKDFDLILLDLMLPGLNGLELCRKIRNEELYTPILILSAKGNESDRVLGLEVGADDYLTKPFGISELIARCRALLRRSKRGKEKKQKIETIIEYKNIKMFTEECRVTNFNQEIILSPKEFKLLELFIKNPKRVWSRDLILEKIWAIDFIGDTKTVDVHVRWLREKLEENPSAPKIIKTVRGFGYRFG from the coding sequence ATGGCTGCTAAAGAACATAAAAGTTTGCAAGGATCAAAGATTCTTCTGATAGAAGATGATAAAAGTATTAGGCTTACTGTTACTGAATCATTAATAAGTGAAGGTTTTGAAGTATCAAATTTTAAAGATGGGTCTAGTGCTTTAGATTTTATTTTGGGAGAAGGAATAAAAGATTTTGATCTTATCCTTCTGGATTTAATGTTGCCAGGCTTAAATGGGTTAGAGTTATGCAGAAAAATAAGAAATGAAGAATTATATACACCTATATTGATTTTGAGTGCAAAAGGAAATGAATCGGATAGGGTTCTTGGCTTAGAAGTAGGAGCTGATGATTACCTAACAAAGCCATTTGGGATTAGTGAATTAATTGCTAGGTGCAGAGCCTTACTAAGAAGGTCTAAAAGGGGTAAAGAAAAGAAACAAAAAATTGAAACGATAATCGAATATAAAAATATTAAGATGTTTACAGAAGAATGCAGAGTAACAAATTTTAATCAAGAAATAATATTATCTCCAAAAGAATTCAAATTATTAGAATTATTTATCAAAAATCCTAAAAGGGTATGGTCTAGGGATTTAATACTTGAAAAAATATGGGCTATAGATTTTATAGGAGATACAAAAACTGTGGATGTACATGTTAGATGGCTTAGAGAAAAACTAGAAGAAAATCCCTCCGCGCCAAAAATTATAAAGACTGTTAGAGGTTTTGGATATAGGTTCGGATGA